TGCGGGCGCAGGAAGCCCGGTGGATCGCGCCACTCGTCGTGGAGGAGATGCTGCTGCGGCTGCTGCTCGGTCCGTGCGGGCCGCTCATCGCGCAGATGGGCAGGACGGACTCGAACACCCAGCGGATCGAGCGGGCCATCGGGTGGATCCGGCAGCATTTCGATCAGCCGCTGAACATCGAGCACCTGGCCGAGCTGACGCATCTGGGCAGTTCGACGTTCCACGCCCGGTTCAAGGCCGTGACGGGCTTCAGCCCGCTGCAGTTCCAGAAGCACCTGCGGTTGCAGGAGGCGCGGCGGGTGATGCTGACGTCGGGGGCGGACGTGGGCGGGGTGAGCCGGCAGGTGGGGTACGCGAGCGCGTCTCAGTTCACGCGGGAGTACGCCCGAATGTTCGGGCGCGCGCCCCGGCAGGACCTGGCCGTGGCGCGCGGCGCCGCACCGGACCTGCTGCTGAACTGATCCGGTGTTGAGGAGGTGGAAGGGATGCCGGTGCTTTTCCCGGCATCCCTGGAATCGGATCAGAACCGTACTTGTTGGTTCCCTTGTCGCTCGGCTGAACTCCAAAAGTTCAGCTCAAATGATCCGGTGTTGCGCTGAAGAAACGGGCAGGCGTTCATGGGCGTTGCTCTGTCCAGGAAGGGAGGTCTTCGCTCGGCGTCCGCGTCGTCGGATCAACACCGGATGAGTGGAGGGCGGCGCGGCATGAGGTCCGGGCCGGAGCGGCGGGGAGGGAGGCGTGCAGGTGTCCGGGTGGGCACGGCCTCGCCTGCCGTCGTACCGGCTGTGGGCAGGCCGTCCCGGGTGTTCATGGGTGGGCCGGGACCTGCGGGACTTCCCGCTGCCAGCCGCGCACCCAGGCGACGTCCAGCGTCTTCGGCCACGGTCCGCGCCGCTCACCGCCCGGCAGCAGGTCCGGGAGCTCGTAGATGTTGAGCATGAACTGCATCGGGTACGCCGGCGACTGCGGCACCTGCCCGACCACCGCGTCGTCCACGCGGAACGTGACGTGCTCGGGCGTCCACTCGGCGCTGTACACGTGCAGGTCGGCGGAACGGCCGGGAATCCGCACCGAATGCATGTCGGTCGTCAGGGCCGGGTCGTGGATGGCCTTCACGCCGAACCGGACCCGGAAGCCGTCCGGGTCGCGTTCGTGTCCGAACACCTCGCAGATGCAGATCTCGCCGGACTGGGTGGGGTGGCGCTCCACGCCGATCATCCAGAATGCGCCCAGGTAGCCGGGCGGGAGGTCGGCGCGGAACGCGACTTCGAACAGGCCGTACCGGGGGGTGTACAGGCAGGAGTCCGGCTGCGGTTCGGTGACGCGCAGGTCGGGATGGAAGCGGTGCTGTCCGGCGTCGCTGCCGACCGGCCCGGCGAGAACGCCGGTCTGGAGGCTGGAGACGCGCAGTGCCCCGTCGACGGCGGGGTGCCACGGACGCTGCTCTTCGGTGATCTGCAGGTGCAGTCCGCGCCCTTGGAGCGCGTAGCGTGCGGCGGAGACGTCACGGCCCGCCCAGTGCGGCAGGTAGTACGGGAGCCAGCGGGTACGGTCGAGGTGGGGGGCGCGGAAGTCGTCCTCGAACGTCAGGACGTACCCGGACCGTGCGGCCGTGGCGGTCACGTCCACCGCGGCGCGTCTGGGAGGGTTGGGAAGGCACTGGACGGTTGGGCACTGGACGGCTGGGCGCTTGACGGCTGGGGCATGTGGGCTCCTGTCGGCCGGCGCAGGTGGCCCTGCAGGGTGACCCGGCGTGCGGATCAGCTTACCGGACGTGCGGAACGTCTGGGTGCCGGTGCCGGGTCGTGCGCCGGAACGCGCCGTCTCATACGGTTTTGATCCGATTCCAGGGACGCCGGAAACAGCACCGACATCCCTTCCATCTTCTCCCAACCGTACTTTTTGGTGCTCGCTTCGCTCGGCTGAACTCTACAAGTTCAGCTCAAAACCGTATCAGCGGGCCTCGCAGGTGAGCTGCTCGTCGCCACTCCAGACGGCTTCGCAGTGCCCGTCCGTCCAGGTGACGGTGACGCGGTCGCCGTTCCTGGCGTTCAGCTGGATGTATCGGCTGGCGGGCACGGTGAAGTGCTGGTCGCCGAGGCGTGCGTCCGCGCCGACGGGGACGTGGGGGGGAAGCTGCCGCAGGGCGCTGCGCTGCAGGTAGGGCGTGAAGTCGGCCACGGTGACGAGGGCGTCAGGGGCAGGCTGGACCGTCAGTGCCGTGCGGTCGAGGGTGACGCTGAGCGGGAGGCTTTCGAGGTCCACCGTCACCTGGGCCGCCCACGCGAACGGCGGGACGGGCAGCAGGGCCGTGCCGTTCCTGCCGGTCACGGCGCGGTCGGTGCCGCGCGTGACGGTGACGCCGGGCGCGCCGACCCGCACCTCGATGACCTGACGGGTGCCGGGCGTCACGGTCTGCGCGTCCTTGCCGCCGACGGCGAGCGTGCCGTTCACGGTGGCGGTGGCCTGCGGGGACGGTCCTGCCGTGAGGGTCAGGGTGGCGTTGACGGGGCCGGTCAGGCTGGCGGTCGCGAGCGGGGTGGGCCATACCTGCAGGGTGTCGTCGAGGGTCCAGTCGTCCAGGACGGTGTGCTGGCGGGCGGACAGCTGGATGGTGCCGTCGCCCGTGCCGCCCTGCAGGGTGAGGGTGGGGGTGACGTTCAGGGCCACCTGGACGGACACGCCGGCGGAGGGTGGACGGCTGGCGGGGTCGGTGTGATCGCGGGTGTAGGCCTGGGCCGACCACGTTCCGGCCGCGCGGGGGAGGGGTCCGGCCGCGCCGAGCCGCAGGGTGCGCTGGCGGTCGCCGTCCTGGGTCTGCTGTTCGGCGGTGGCGGTCAGCTGCACCAGCGGGTGGGTGATGAAGGCGCTGGCCTGCAGGGACAGGGTCTGCAGGTCGCCGGAGCGGCCGCGGTCCTGTCCGGTGTGGGCGGTGACGTTCCAGCTGCCCCAGGGCTCGCTGCGGGTGAGGGTGGCGTTCAGTGCGAGCGTCCGGGCGGTGCTGTCGTCCTGCGCGAGTGCGTCCACGCTGAACGTGACGTCCTGCTCGGCCGTGCGGTTCCGGTCCGTGCCGGGCCGCCAGCGCACGCCGAGGTGCAGGCCGGACGACGGGCCGAGCAGGGCGTCGGCGGCGAGCTGCAGGGCTTCGCTGGCGGTGTAGGCGACGCTGCCGCGCACGGCCGGGCCGTCCGGCTGCAGTCCGGCGGCGGCCGCGTACTGCAGTTGCCCGGCGACGCTGCGCTGCGGCCGCTGATCGAAGGGGACGGTGAAGCGGCGCAGGAGGGTGCCGTCCGGGGTTTCGAGGTCCACCGTGAGTGTGCCCTGGACCGGCGGGTAGCTGAAATCCGGCAGGTCGGTGACGCCGGGCGTCAGGGGACCCTGCGCGAGGGTCGCGCCTTCGTAGCTCACCCGGTAGCGGCCCGCTGTGGCGCTGTCGAGCCGCAGCGGGGCGGGGCGGTTCAGGCCGGGGCGGCGCTGCACGCCGAGGCCGAGCAGGCTGCCGTGCGCGAGCGGGCCGTCCGGGGGCAGCAGCCCGGCCTGCAGTTCGGTGTCGCCCTGCTGGCGGTAGGCGTACGCGGAGGGCAGCTGGCCGCGCAGCTGGGTGACGCCGGAAGTTCGCGTCAGGCCGAGGGTGCCGGCGCCGCGCACCCCCCACGCGGCGGTGCCTGGCGTGCGCGGGGCGTCGGGGCGGGCGTCGACGGTGAACTGGCCTGTGCCGGTCACGGTGCCGGCGGCGGCGGTGACGGTGAAGGTCGTGCCGATGATGGCGCCTGCCGTCTGTGGCGCGGTCGTGCCGGGCGCGCCTGTGGTGAGGTCGGCGCCGACACTTCCGGCGGTTCTGGAGGCGGGGCGCGTGAGCTGCAGGGTGAGCTGCGAGGGGTCGATGACGGGGCGGAGCCGGTCGGGCAGGGCGATCAGGTCGCCGTCCCGGCAGTGGTCCGGCAGGCCGGTGTCCGGGCCGAGCAGCGGGAGGTCCGCAGCCTGGACGAGGATCCGCCCGCCGTCCAGGCGGACGAGGAGGATGCCGACGGCGTCGTCGTTCACGCGGGTGTCGAGCGGCGTGATGGGCAGGGCGGCGAGATCGGGCGCGCGGGCGTCCAGGCAGGCAGGCGTTTCGTTCGGTGCTGCGGCGCCGGCCAGGCCCGGCAGGAGGAGGCACAGCAGCGTGAGGTGCGTCCGGAGGTGCCTGACGGGCGGCATGTCAGGGGACCGTCAAGGTCTGTGTCTTGCCGTCCTCCGTCGTCCAGCGCAGTTCCTGCACGCCCTGCATGTCGAGGATCCGGCCCTGCTGGGCGAGCAGGTACGTGAGCGGCTGCGGTGTCCAGCCCTCGGCGGTGCGGGTCTCCAGCCGCACCAGTTTGAGGTGGACGGGGCCCGCGTTGTGCAGGGTGACGCGGCCGTCCGCGCCGCGGGTGGCCGTGACGGCGGGGGCGCCCGTGGCGGCGGGAACGATGCCGTCGAACAGCGGGAGGCTCAGCTGCAGGCGGGTGGTGACGCCGGGCGCGGCGGCGGCCCGCTGGGTGATGAGGAGTCGGTACGCTTCCTCACGGGTGGGGGCGGCGCCGAGCCGCGCGACGCGGACGGTCTGCTGCGCGCCGGGCGCCAGCGTGACGCTGCTCGGCGCGACGACCACTGCCTGGGTGGGCTGCAGCGTGTCGAGACCGTCCGGTTGACGCCAGGTCAGCAGGGTGAGGTCGAAGGTGACCGGGCCGTCCAGGGTGTTCGTGAGGGTCAGTTCGGTGGCGCGCTGCTGGGGTTTGAGGAGCAGTGTGGTCGGGTTGACCGACACGCCGCCGAGGGCGGCGGCGGGTCCGGTCAGCAGGCAGAGGGTCAGGGCGAGGGAGAGCAGGGGCTTCATCACGACCTCGGGGTGCGGTTCAGAAGGAGACGGTGAGCGTCAGGGTGTCCTGGTACGTGCCGGGCGGGACGTTCGTTCCGGCGGGCGCGGTGCCGGTCACGGCGACGGAGGCGGCGCTGCCGCTGCCCACGCCGGTCGGCAGGGGGATGGTGACGGTGTACGGCAGGTAGTAGGTGCCGCCGGCGACGCTGGCCTTCATGCGCCGCGTGACGGAGAAGTTCATGCCGTTGTCGAGGGTGAGGCTGTAGGGGGTGAGTGCGGTGCAGGTGACGGTCAGGGCCCCGCTTGCGGACGCGCCGGTCCGGGAGGTGTACGTGCCGAAGCTCAGGGTGGCGCTGCCGACCGTGCACGTGCCGAGCGCGCCGGCCGCCGACAGCAGCAGGGCGGTCAGGAGGCCCGCGACGTGACGTGCACCGCGGCGTGCCGTGCGGTCGCGCGGCGGGTGTGGGCTGGCCGCTTCGGTCAAGGGAGTCCTCCTGGGTTTCACCTTATCAGTGGGTTCCTGACACGCTTCCGACACGGGGCGGCGGGGACCGCTGCAGCCGGTCCCCGCCGCCCGGGCTTCCGCCCGCCGTCTTCAGAAGCCGACGGTCATGGTGACGGTGTCGGAGTACGTGGCGGCGGGGACGTTGCTTCCGGCGTCGGCGATGCCGGTGATCGCGTACGGTACGTCCAGCCCGGTGCCTGCCAGGGGGATGGGGACGCCTCCCACCGTCAGCGCCCCGGCGATGACGGGCGTGTAGGGGATGAAGTAGTCGGTGCCGCCCACGTTGGCCTGCATGCGGCGCTTGCCGGACGTGCTTTCGAAGTTCAGTCCGTTGTTCATGGTGAGGGTGTAGGGGGTGAGCAGCGAGCAGTTCACGGTGACGGTGCCGGCGGACGTGGCGCCTGCGGCCTGCGTGTACGTGCCGAAGTTCAGGGTGGCGTTGCCGATGGTGCAGCTGTTGGCGACGACGGCCTGGACGGTCAGGGTGCCGGTGCTCGACGCGGCCAGCGCGGCGGGCGTGCAGAGGGTGATCAGGCCGAGGGTGAGGGGGAGCAGGCGGCGGATGGGGGACATGAGGACTCCTGTGGGTCGGCGTGTGCTGGGAGGGGTGACGGTGAATGGCGGGCGGATGATGTCGGACTTGAGCTGTTGCGTTGCATGCAGGATAGGGGCCGGAGTCTGACGGGCCGGTTACGCTGACCTCACCATCCGCAAGATGAAGACCTCGTCGCGTGGGCATGCCTGGGCGGGGTTCACGCTGGGCCGCGGCGCTGTCTGGAGCGCGGTGTGGCGGGCGGGGCCGATCAGGTGAGCGGAGGACGGATCAGGTATCCTGGGCGCCAAGCCATGCCGGTCTTTCTTACAGCCCGTGCGTTGCACGGCCGGATGGTGTGGCCCTGGGCGCGGTCGTGACGACGCGGGACGACACGGCCCGCCGGGCGATCGGGCAGGAACTCGGGATGCGGAACGCGCAGCTGACGCGCAGCAACGCTGAACTGCAGGCCGCGAACGAGGAACTCGCGGCGTTTGCGTACAGCGCGTCGCCTGACCTGAAGACGCCGGTCCGGCACATCAAGAGCTTCGCGGAACTCGTCAGGCGGGCGCTGGTCGACACCCCGAACGCCGTGGTTGCCGCGCACCTGGAGCGGGCCGAGCAGGCGGCGGAACGCATGGCGACGATGATCGACGGGCTGCTGCACCTGTCGCGCAGCACGCGCCTGCCGCTGCGTCAGGAACCGGTGGATCTGGACGCGCTGCTGCGTCAGGCGGTGGACGACCTGGCGCCCGATGTGGCGGACCGCCGGGTGGAGTGGCGGCTCGCGCCGCTGCCGACGGTGGAGGGGGACGCCGCGACGCTGCGGCAGGTGTTGAGCGACCTGCTCGGGAACGCGGTGAAGTTCACGCGTCCGCGTGATCCGGCGGTGATCGAGGTGTGGAGCGAGCGGCGTGACGGGCGGCGTGCCGTGTTCGTCCGCGACAACGGGGTCGGCTTCGACCCGCAGGACGGGGAGCAGATCTTCGGGGCGTTCAAGCGGCTGCACACGGACCGGGAGTTCGAGAGGACGGGGGTGGGCCTCGCGACGGTGCGCCGGATCGTGCTGCGGCACGGCGGGACCGTGCATGCGGACGGTGCGCCCGGGCGCGGCGCGACGTTCACCTTCACGCTGGCCATGCGGCCAGGGTGACGCGCGTGGTGCGGTGTCCCGGGCCGTACAGGTTGCTGTGAACGGTATGGGCGCGGGTGAAAGAATGCTGAGGTGGCGGTTCCGGTACCGTGGGTCATGATGTTCCGCGTTGAGCTGTGGATGCCGGAGGCGAATCTGCTGCTGAGAAACCTGACGCACACCGCGAGTGTTTCAGAGGCCATGCAGTCGTGCGTCCTCCACCGGGGTGAGCCGCTGGTGTGGGAAATGGAGCAAGTGGGGGTGTGGTCGGCCCGGTCGGCGGTGTTCGAGTACCGGATCGTGGCGTTGACAGCCAGTGCGCCGCAGGTGCTCGGGCCGCGTGAGGACCGGGAGGGGCGGTGCGGGGGGGACGCCGCGGAGTCCGCGTGAGGTGTGCGGTCCGGGGCGCGCCGTTCCCGTTCACCAGAGGGTGTCGATCATGCTGTGAAGGCGCCTGACTTCGCGTTCGAGGTGCGCGGCGGCTGCGAGGAGGTCC
Above is a window of Deinococcus aquiradiocola DNA encoding:
- a CDS encoding Csu type fimbrial protein, with amino-acid sequence MSPIRRLLPLTLGLITLCTPAALAASSTGTLTVQAVVANSCTIGNATLNFGTYTQAAGATSAGTVTVNCSLLTPYTLTMNNGLNFESTSGKRRMQANVGGTDYFIPYTPVIAGALTVGGVPIPLAGTGLDVPYAITGIADAGSNVPAATYSDTVTMTVGF
- a CDS encoding helix-turn-helix domain-containing protein is translated as MRAQEARWIAPLVVEEMLLRLLLGPCGPLIAQMGRTDSNTQRIERAIGWIRQHFDQPLNIEHLAELTHLGSSTFHARFKAVTGFSPLQFQKHLRLQEARRVMLTSGADVGGVSRQVGYASASQFTREYARMFGRAPRQDLAVARGAAPDLLLN
- a CDS encoding sensor histidine kinase; amino-acid sequence: MTTRDDTARRAIGQELGMRNAQLTRSNAELQAANEELAAFAYSASPDLKTPVRHIKSFAELVRRALVDTPNAVVAAHLERAEQAAERMATMIDGLLHLSRSTRLPLRQEPVDLDALLRQAVDDLAPDVADRRVEWRLAPLPTVEGDAATLRQVLSDLLGNAVKFTRPRDPAVIEVWSERRDGRRAVFVRDNGVGFDPQDGEQIFGAFKRLHTDREFERTGVGLATVRRIVLRHGGTVHADGAPGRGATFTFTLAMRPG
- a CDS encoding glycoside hydrolase family 16 protein, which translates into the protein MTATAARSGYVLTFEDDFRAPHLDRTRWLPYYLPHWAGRDVSAARYALQGRGLHLQITEEQRPWHPAVDGALRVSSLQTGVLAGPVGSDAGQHRFHPDLRVTEPQPDSCLYTPRYGLFEVAFRADLPPGYLGAFWMIGVERHPTQSGEICICEVFGHERDPDGFRVRFGVKAIHDPALTTDMHSVRIPGRSADLHVYSAEWTPEHVTFRVDDAVVGQVPQSPAYPMQFMLNIYELPDLLPGGERRGPWPKTLDVAWVRGWQREVPQVPAHP
- a CDS encoding fimbrial biogenesis chaperone, which gives rise to MKPLLSLALTLCLLTGPAAALGGVSVNPTTLLLKPQQRATELTLTNTLDGPVTFDLTLLTWRQPDGLDTLQPTQAVVVAPSSVTLAPGAQQTVRVARLGAAPTREEAYRLLITQRAAAAPGVTTRLQLSLPLFDGIVPAATGAPAVTATRGADGRVTLHNAGPVHLKLVRLETRTAEGWTPQPLTYLLAQQGRILDMQGVQELRWTTEDGKTQTLTVP
- a CDS encoding spore coat protein U domain-containing protein is translated as MTEAASPHPPRDRTARRGARHVAGLLTALLLSAAGALGTCTVGSATLSFGTYTSRTGASASGALTVTCTALTPYSLTLDNGMNFSVTRRMKASVAGGTYYLPYTVTIPLPTGVGSGSAASVAVTGTAPAGTNVPPGTYQDTLTLTVSF